A single window of Syntrophus aciditrophicus SB DNA harbors:
- a CDS encoding TrmH family RNA methyltransferase codes for MQNPSKAQLRLWSRLDKVKTREETGLFLAEGFKVVQALLESRWDVQALLILEEKKDRWAAFCETLPVSLPLYGLTRKEWKGLTQDVSPEGILAVGITPPRLQLADLMAKGARGPLLLLHEINNPGNLGTLVRTALWFGFAGVVLSQGSVDPLNPKVIRAAMGSIFHVPFLFGADLSKVLPRVKENFHVVGSSVRTGTLPHACGEKTALLLGSESHGLPETLLKLTDEQWHIPRRGVGESLSLPQAAAILMYECVRSAPSRAARP; via the coding sequence ATGCAGAATCCCTCCAAAGCGCAACTTCGGCTCTGGAGCCGTCTGGATAAGGTGAAAACCCGTGAAGAAACAGGACTTTTTCTCGCGGAGGGCTTCAAGGTCGTCCAGGCTCTTCTGGAAAGCCGCTGGGACGTTCAGGCACTGCTGATTCTGGAGGAAAAAAAAGATCGGTGGGCGGCCTTCTGTGAGACCCTGCCGGTTTCCCTCCCCCTTTACGGATTGACTCGGAAGGAGTGGAAAGGGCTGACCCAGGATGTTTCGCCGGAAGGGATTCTGGCCGTGGGCATCACCCCTCCCAGGCTGCAGCTTGCCGACCTGATGGCAAAGGGGGCCCGTGGGCCGCTGCTGCTGCTCCATGAAATCAACAATCCGGGAAATCTGGGGACTCTCGTGCGCACAGCCTTGTGGTTTGGCTTTGCGGGTGTGGTTCTGAGTCAGGGATCCGTGGATCCCTTGAATCCCAAAGTGATTCGGGCGGCCATGGGGAGCATCTTTCACGTGCCCTTTCTGTTCGGGGCGGATCTGTCGAAAGTGCTGCCTCGAGTCAAAGAGAACTTCCATGTGGTGGGAAGTTCGGTTCGAACGGGAACACTTCCCCATGCCTGCGGAGAGAAAACGGCCCTGCTCCTGGGGAGCGAAAGCCATGGCCTGCCGGAGACTCTGCTGAAATTGACCGATGAGCAGTGGCACATTCCCCGGCGGGGCGTCGGCGAATCGCTCAGCCTTCCTCAGGCTGCGGCTATTCTTATGTACGAATGCGTCCGGAGCGCGCCTTCCCGGGCGGCAAGGCCATGA
- a CDS encoding thioredoxin domain-containing protein, translated as MTDSTRSTGSFRNRLQQEKSPYLLQHASNPVDWYPWGEEAFEKARREDKPIFLSIGYSTCHWCHVMAHESFENEEVARLLNESFISIKVDREERPDIDKLYMAVCQLLTGGGGWPLTILMTPDRRPFYAGTYIPRESRSGMVGMLVLIPGLSEVWRKERNRILETAGEITTALQGMDQGGPGELPLDRVLHEAYDDLRRRFDARYGGFDSAPKFPMAQHSFFLLRYGRRQENSQALAIVEKTLQSMRRGGIYDAVGFGFHRYSTDAQWRLPHFEKMLYDQALLAMAYTEAFQAAGQSLYKKTAREILTYVLRDMTAPEGGFYSAEDADTAGEEGAFYLWTAEELRQVLPTEEAELMIRVYAIPEGGKPSVLHCSSSYPELSVDLDLPEERLLERLESARQKLFLQRAKRIRPLRDDKILTDWNGLMIAAMARAAAVFEEPVYLQAAREAVRFILENLRDPRGRLLHRWREGEAAMPAVLDDYAFLIWGLIEAYEATFDANLLQTALSLDEELTAHFWDNASGGYFYTPDDGESLLVRQKESYDGAIPSGNSVAMLNLLRLSRLTGQAGLEERAVATAQAFADSIRSLSAAHTSFMVALDYLAGPSAEVVIAGSPEGTDTRDMLRELRRAFLPHVTVLLIPDEGEKGMLAGVAEFTGGMTRIDGRATAYVCRNFSCRKPTTDPAEMTTLLRE; from the coding sequence ATGACCGATTCGACCCGCTCCACGGGTTCCTTCCGGAACCGCCTGCAGCAGGAAAAAAGTCCCTATCTGCTCCAGCATGCCTCCAACCCGGTGGACTGGTATCCCTGGGGGGAGGAAGCCTTCGAAAAGGCCCGGCGGGAGGATAAGCCGATCTTTCTTTCCATCGGTTATTCCACCTGTCACTGGTGCCACGTGATGGCCCATGAGTCTTTCGAGAACGAAGAGGTTGCCAGGCTGCTCAATGAGTCTTTCATCTCCATCAAGGTGGACCGTGAGGAACGCCCCGATATCGACAAACTGTACATGGCTGTCTGTCAGCTCCTGACCGGTGGAGGCGGCTGGCCGCTGACCATTCTCATGACCCCCGATCGGCGCCCTTTCTACGCGGGGACTTATATTCCCAGGGAAAGCCGGTCGGGCATGGTGGGGATGCTGGTCCTGATTCCCGGACTCAGCGAGGTGTGGCGCAAGGAGCGGAACAGGATTCTGGAAACCGCCGGCGAGATTACGACGGCCCTGCAGGGGATGGATCAGGGCGGCCCCGGAGAACTGCCGCTGGACCGGGTTCTGCATGAAGCTTATGACGATCTGCGCCGCCGTTTCGATGCCCGTTATGGCGGGTTTGATTCCGCACCGAAATTTCCCATGGCTCAGCATTCCTTTTTTCTTCTGCGCTACGGCCGGAGGCAGGAAAACTCCCAGGCTCTGGCCATCGTGGAAAAAACCCTGCAGTCGATGCGACGTGGGGGGATTTATGATGCGGTCGGCTTCGGTTTCCATCGGTACAGCACCGATGCCCAATGGCGGCTGCCGCACTTTGAAAAAATGCTTTACGATCAAGCCCTGCTGGCCATGGCCTATACCGAAGCCTTTCAGGCTGCGGGACAGTCGTTGTACAAAAAAACGGCACGGGAGATTTTAACTTACGTCCTGCGGGATATGACCGCTCCGGAAGGCGGCTTTTACTCGGCGGAGGACGCGGATACCGCCGGGGAGGAAGGGGCATTTTATCTCTGGACCGCTGAGGAACTTCGGCAGGTGCTGCCGACGGAAGAGGCCGAACTGATGATCCGGGTCTACGCGATTCCTGAGGGCGGCAAACCTTCCGTACTGCACTGTTCGTCATCGTATCCTGAACTGTCGGTTGATCTGGATCTTCCGGAAGAGAGGCTTCTGGAACGGCTGGAATCGGCGCGGCAGAAACTTTTTCTTCAACGCGCAAAGCGGATTCGGCCTCTCCGGGATGACAAGATTCTGACCGACTGGAATGGACTGATGATTGCGGCCATGGCCCGGGCGGCAGCGGTCTTTGAAGAACCCGTGTACCTGCAGGCGGCCCGGGAGGCAGTCCGTTTCATTCTGGAGAACCTGCGTGATCCGCGGGGGCGCCTCCTGCACCGCTGGCGGGAAGGTGAGGCGGCCATGCCGGCCGTTCTGGACGATTATGCCTTCCTGATCTGGGGGCTGATCGAGGCCTATGAAGCGACCTTCGATGCGAATCTTCTGCAGACGGCCCTTTCTCTTGATGAAGAACTGACCGCCCATTTCTGGGACAACGCCTCTGGAGGCTATTTTTACACCCCGGATGATGGCGAGTCTTTGCTGGTTCGCCAGAAGGAAAGCTATGACGGCGCCATTCCGTCGGGGAATTCCGTGGCCATGCTCAATCTGCTGCGTCTGTCCCGCCTGACGGGTCAAGCGGGACTTGAAGAACGGGCCGTTGCGACGGCGCAGGCCTTTGCCGATTCCATCCGTTCCCTGTCTGCCGCCCACACCTCGTTTATGGTCGCGCTGGATTATCTCGCCGGTCCTTCGGCTGAGGTGGTCATCGCCGGAAGCCCGGAGGGAACGGACACCCGCGATATGCTGCGGGAACTGCGTCGGGCTTTCCTGCCTCACGTCACCGTTCTCCTGATTCCGGACGAGGGGGAAAAGGGAATGCTCGCCGGAGTGGCGGAATTTACCGGGGGGATGACCCGTATCGATGGCCGGGCAACGGCCTACGTCTGCCGGAATTTTTCCTGTCGAAAACCCACAACGGATCCGGCGGAAATGACCACCTTGCTTCGGGAATAG
- the cutA gene encoding divalent-cation tolerance protein CutA — protein MTPISKEKNQKEQEAMGIYVQVSTTVDAEADAAKIAGALVEKRLAGCVQITPITSIYRWQGKIETAGEWRLCIKTRENLCKEVEQAIAALSSYSVPEVIVTPILGGSKAYLDWLEGEILKK, from the coding sequence ATGACCCCGATTTCAAAAGAAAAAAATCAGAAAGAACAGGAAGCTATGGGAATCTATGTTCAGGTATCGACAACGGTGGATGCCGAAGCGGATGCCGCAAAAATTGCCGGGGCGCTTGTAGAGAAGAGACTGGCCGGTTGCGTCCAGATCACCCCCATCACCAGTATCTACCGGTGGCAGGGGAAAATTGAGACTGCGGGAGAATGGCGCCTGTGCATTAAGACAAGGGAAAACCTGTGCAAAGAAGTGGAGCAAGCCATTGCCGCCCTTTCTTCCTATTCGGTGCCGGAAGTGATTGTGACACCGATTCTTGGGGGGAGCAAAGCCTACCTGGACTGGCTGGAGGGGGAAATCCTGAAAAAATGA
- a CDS encoding DUF475 domain-containing protein has protein sequence MIISTLIIIFGLCLFEVICSVDNAIINATVLKTMSVKYRKIFLFWGILFAVFVVRGMLPFVIVWATNPALSLVEVFKACFSSYGGAAEAMEKSKPLLLLGGGVYLLYVALSWLFLEEKKYAFLAEHFIHRQGVWFYAIVSLLTTLLVYVSLRIDPILALAATIGVSAFFITDGFKKNAEEKEKELLTGNLSAWSKILYLEVLDTSFSIDGVIGAFAFTMSVPLIILGNGLGAFVVRELTIKGIDVIARYAYLKNGAMYSIGVLGVLMILESFGQHHPFWLAPLNTLVLLCFFLFLSVRELKKAKKMGQDSSVS, from the coding sequence ATGATTATAAGTACGCTGATTATCATTTTCGGTTTGTGTCTCTTTGAAGTCATCTGCAGCGTGGATAATGCCATTATCAACGCGACCGTGTTGAAGACCATGTCGGTCAAGTACCGGAAGATCTTCCTGTTCTGGGGAATTCTCTTCGCTGTGTTTGTTGTCCGGGGCATGCTGCCTTTTGTTATTGTCTGGGCGACGAATCCAGCCTTGTCCCTGGTGGAGGTTTTCAAGGCATGCTTCAGCAGTTATGGCGGAGCGGCTGAAGCCATGGAAAAATCCAAGCCCCTGCTGCTTCTGGGCGGCGGCGTCTATCTGCTTTATGTCGCCCTGTCCTGGCTGTTTCTGGAAGAAAAGAAATACGCTTTTCTGGCGGAGCATTTTATTCATCGTCAGGGGGTCTGGTTTTATGCGATTGTCTCGCTGTTGACCACGTTACTCGTTTATGTTTCTCTCCGTATCGATCCTATTTTAGCTCTGGCGGCCACCATCGGCGTTTCCGCTTTTTTCATTACGGATGGATTTAAAAAGAACGCCGAAGAAAAGGAAAAGGAACTTCTCACGGGGAATTTGAGCGCCTGGAGTAAAATCCTTTACCTGGAAGTGCTGGATACGTCCTTTTCGATCGACGGCGTCATCGGTGCGTTCGCTTTTACCATGTCGGTTCCGTTGATCATTCTCGGCAACGGTCTGGGGGCCTTTGTGGTCAGGGAACTGACGATCAAGGGGATCGATGTGATTGCCCGGTATGCCTATCTGAAAAACGGCGCCATGTATTCCATCGGCGTTCTGGGTGTTCTGATGATTCTCGAGAGTTTTGGTCAGCATCATCCCTTCTGGCTGGCCCCCCTTAATACTTTGGTCTTATTGTGTTTCTTTTTGTTTCTTTCCGTGAGAGAATTGAAGAAAGCGAAAAAAATGGGACAGGATTCTTCTGTTTCGTAA
- a CDS encoding FAD-dependent oxidoreductase gives MKRRVVIIGGGAGGPSTAAEAGRRDPSLAITMIEKGEYISYAACPMPYYIGDVIKDEKKLIARTPEKFREGGVDVRTGVEAENVDLAAQVVTLVGGEALPFDVLVLATGTRPILPGIPGEDREGVFTLKQLPDAVGIKQFIRESRCRTAIIVGAGFIGMEMCEAFREAGVETTVVNRGSMPVPRWDPELGQLVVKSLLDHQIRMMADTTIQAIEKGETCRLRLITDQGKIEADVILLAIGVRPSVGLAGEMGLALGKTGAVAVDFSQKTSHPAVYAVGDCCEAYHRVSRRWVHIPLGDIANKQGRVAGCNIGGFPTIFPGIVGAQAFKLFDLEIAATGLDEREALAAGFHPVSNLVWGDVVPLSVPGTTRLGLKLIADEATGLFLGAQAIGPHGAVSRINTLSAALWSGLSIDEVAYLDLAYSPPFSRAWDLIHIAAQDLMKKMVRRPPR, from the coding sequence ATGAAAAGACGAGTCGTGATTATCGGCGGCGGTGCGGGCGGTCCATCAACGGCCGCGGAGGCCGGGCGACGGGATCCTTCGCTGGCCATCACCATGATCGAAAAGGGAGAATATATCTCCTACGCGGCCTGTCCGATGCCCTATTACATCGGCGATGTGATTAAAGACGAAAAGAAATTGATCGCCCGGACGCCGGAGAAATTCCGGGAAGGAGGCGTAGACGTCCGGACCGGCGTGGAGGCGGAGAATGTTGACCTTGCGGCACAGGTGGTTACTCTCGTCGGGGGGGAAGCACTCCCCTTTGACGTTCTTGTGCTGGCAACGGGAACCCGTCCGATTCTTCCGGGAATCCCCGGTGAAGATCGAGAGGGAGTTTTTACCCTGAAACAGCTGCCCGACGCCGTGGGGATCAAGCAGTTTATCCGGGAGAGCCGCTGCCGGACGGCCATCATCGTCGGGGCCGGGTTTATCGGCATGGAAATGTGTGAAGCTTTTCGGGAAGCCGGTGTGGAGACCACGGTGGTCAATCGGGGAAGCATGCCTGTGCCCCGGTGGGACCCCGAACTGGGGCAACTGGTTGTCAAATCTCTTCTGGACCATCAAATCAGGATGATGGCCGACACGACCATCCAGGCCATTGAAAAGGGGGAGACATGCCGGCTCCGGTTGATTACCGATCAGGGCAAGATTGAAGCCGATGTGATCCTGCTGGCTATTGGTGTGCGCCCCAGTGTCGGGTTGGCCGGCGAAATGGGCCTCGCCCTGGGGAAAACGGGTGCGGTTGCCGTGGATTTTTCTCAGAAAACATCCCATCCGGCGGTTTATGCCGTGGGGGACTGCTGCGAAGCGTATCACCGGGTCAGCAGAAGGTGGGTCCATATCCCGTTGGGAGACATCGCCAACAAGCAGGGCCGGGTGGCGGGGTGCAACATCGGAGGCTTTCCCACGATTTTTCCGGGGATCGTCGGCGCACAGGCCTTCAAACTTTTCGATCTGGAGATCGCCGCGACAGGGCTGGATGAAAGGGAAGCTCTCGCAGCGGGTTTTCATCCCGTCAGCAACCTTGTATGGGGCGATGTGGTGCCACTTTCCGTGCCGGGAACGACCCGGCTCGGTCTGAAACTCATTGCTGATGAAGCAACGGGGCTTTTTCTCGGCGCGCAGGCTATTGGTCCTCATGGAGCGGTCAGCCGGATCAATACCCTTTCCGCGGCCCTCTGGTCGGGGCTTTCTATTGATGAAGTCGCTTATCTTGATCTCGCCTATTCACCCCCTTTCAGCCGCGCCTGGGATCTGATCCACATTGCCGCCCAGGATCTCATGAAGAAAATGGTTCGGAGGCCCCCGCGCTGA
- the tkt gene encoding transketolase codes for MSKTTAFEEKCINTIRFLAADAIEKAKSGHPGMPMGAAAAAHTLWVSHLKHNPVNPRWVDRDRFVLSAGHASMLLYVLLHLTGYDLSMDDLKAFRQWESRTPGHPELHCAPGVEVTTGPLGQGLSNAVGMAIAEAHLAARFNRPDCEVVDHFTYVLASDGDIMEGVTAESCSLAGHLGLGKLIVLYDDNRVSLAGTTSLSFTEDVGRRFEAYGWQVLRVQEGNRPAAINAALQQARAEESKPSIISVQTVLGYGAPHKQGTADAHGSPLGRDELDAAKKNLGWPVDPTFFVPEDVSNFYREALDRGKAREEQWLQTFERYRRQYPEQAAEFSRVLAGRLPDDWEAALPVYGEGAADVATRKAGETVMQALAPKIPELMGGSADLNPSTFTWLKGLGDFQPPGFSPEGVQGRVGGPWGYEGRNIHYGVREHAMGAISVGMALHGGILPYTATFLTFADYMRPPIRLSALMGLRVIYVFTHDSIGLGEDGPTHQPIEHIMNLRAVPNLTVIRPADAGETVEAWREAIRNTEGPTTLIFSRQNLPVLDRAKLAPATGLRKGGYTLWESGEGIPDIILIGTGSEVVPTLEAGHRLAVDGVAVRVVSMPSWELFDRQPDAYREAVLPSAVRARVAVEAGIKLGWERYVGLDGAIVGLEGFGASAPAKVLFEKFGITVENVTAAARALLRARVTS; via the coding sequence ATGTCGAAAACGACCGCCTTCGAAGAAAAGTGTATCAACACCATCCGTTTTTTAGCCGCGGATGCCATAGAAAAAGCGAAATCGGGACATCCCGGAATGCCGATGGGCGCCGCTGCCGCAGCCCACACCCTCTGGGTCAGTCATCTGAAACATAATCCTGTGAACCCGCGGTGGGTCGATCGAGACCGCTTCGTTCTTTCCGCGGGACATGCCTCCATGCTTCTGTACGTACTGCTCCATCTGACCGGATATGACCTCTCCATGGATGACTTGAAGGCCTTCCGCCAATGGGAAAGCCGGACGCCGGGGCATCCCGAACTCCACTGTGCGCCGGGAGTGGAAGTGACCACCGGCCCGCTCGGGCAGGGGCTGAGCAATGCCGTGGGCATGGCGATCGCCGAGGCCCATCTGGCCGCCCGCTTCAACCGTCCGGACTGTGAGGTGGTCGATCATTTTACCTATGTTCTGGCCAGTGACGGCGACATCATGGAAGGGGTGACGGCGGAATCCTGTTCTCTGGCAGGACATCTGGGATTGGGTAAGCTCATCGTCCTTTATGACGACAACCGGGTTTCGCTGGCGGGGACCACGTCCCTGTCTTTTACGGAAGACGTGGGCAGACGGTTTGAGGCTTATGGCTGGCAGGTTCTCCGGGTTCAGGAAGGCAACCGGCCGGCGGCGATCAATGCGGCCCTGCAGCAGGCGAGGGCGGAAGAGTCGAAGCCTTCGATTATTTCCGTGCAGACGGTCCTCGGTTACGGCGCTCCTCATAAACAGGGAACGGCGGATGCCCATGGCTCTCCCCTGGGCCGGGATGAACTGGACGCCGCCAAGAAAAATCTGGGCTGGCCGGTTGACCCCACCTTCTTTGTGCCCGAAGATGTTTCAAATTTTTACCGGGAGGCGCTCGATCGGGGGAAAGCCAGGGAAGAGCAATGGCTTCAGACATTTGAACGCTATCGCCGGCAGTATCCGGAGCAGGCTGCGGAATTCAGCCGGGTTCTGGCCGGTCGGCTGCCCGACGACTGGGAAGCGGCATTGCCCGTGTACGGGGAAGGAGCCGCCGATGTGGCCACCCGCAAGGCCGGGGAAACGGTGATGCAGGCCCTTGCCCCGAAGATCCCGGAACTGATGGGCGGATCGGCGGATCTCAATCCGTCCACCTTCACCTGGCTCAAAGGGCTGGGCGATTTTCAGCCTCCGGGATTTTCTCCGGAAGGCGTGCAGGGTCGTGTCGGCGGACCGTGGGGCTATGAAGGCCGCAACATCCATTACGGCGTCCGGGAACATGCCATGGGGGCCATTTCCGTGGGGATGGCCCTTCATGGGGGCATTCTTCCCTATACGGCCACCTTTCTGACCTTTGCCGATTACATGCGGCCGCCCATTCGGCTTTCCGCCCTCATGGGCCTTCGTGTCATCTATGTCTTTACCCACGACAGCATCGGCCTGGGCGAGGATGGCCCGACCCATCAACCGATCGAGCACATCATGAATCTGCGGGCCGTTCCCAATCTTACCGTGATCCGTCCCGCCGATGCCGGTGAAACCGTGGAAGCCTGGCGGGAGGCGATCAGAAACACGGAGGGGCCGACGACCCTGATCTTTTCGCGCCAGAATCTTCCCGTGCTGGATCGCGCGAAGCTGGCCCCCGCGACCGGCCTGCGGAAGGGAGGTTATACCCTCTGGGAATCCGGGGAGGGAATCCCCGACATCATCCTGATCGGGACGGGGTCCGAGGTTGTTCCGACTTTGGAAGCCGGTCACCGTCTGGCGGTGGATGGAGTTGCCGTGCGGGTGGTCTCAATGCCCAGCTGGGAACTCTTTGACCGTCAACCGGACGCCTATCGCGAGGCCGTTCTGCCCTCGGCCGTGCGGGCGCGCGTCGCCGTGGAGGCGGGGATCAAACTGGGCTGGGAACGTTACGTCGGGCTGGACGGCGCGATTGTCGGGCTGGAAGGTTTCGGAGCCAGTGCGCCGGCCAAAGTCCTTTTTGAAAAATTCGGCATTACTGTGGAAAACGTCACGGCAGCAGCCAGGGCGCTCCTGCGGGCCAGAGTGACCTCTTGA
- a CDS encoding cytidylate kinase-like family protein encodes MAILTITKQFGSGGGEIGSAVANLLGYEYIPLKRVFEEAGQAGNRIKKLADEVSKSVPGLWERTDWSFLAFVAFSQSTILNYALQNNIVVMTRGGNMLLKSIPHALRILVTAPFDVRVRRIMEREEISEEIAVMMAKKADREMAVTIQQIYGTNWMDPTEYDQVIDTSKQNWNEIARSLKDSLMAKEKDFTAEAQKILNMKALATYIKVKIMTSPAFITPTLEVEMKGDILVISGVVRNPDQHKRIEEEVKKLAGDRYVEFHIHYRGSWPFRGI; translated from the coding sequence ATGGCGATATTGACGATCACCAAACAGTTCGGGAGCGGTGGCGGTGAGATCGGCAGTGCTGTGGCAAACCTTCTCGGATATGAATACATCCCCCTGAAGAGGGTGTTTGAAGAAGCGGGACAAGCGGGAAATAGAATCAAGAAACTTGCGGATGAAGTCAGTAAAAGCGTTCCCGGTCTCTGGGAACGAACCGACTGGTCCTTTCTTGCCTTTGTGGCATTCAGTCAGAGTACCATCCTGAATTACGCGCTCCAGAACAACATCGTGGTGATGACCCGGGGCGGCAACATGCTCTTGAAAAGCATCCCCCATGCCCTGAGAATTCTCGTGACGGCTCCCTTTGATGTCAGGGTGCGGCGGATCATGGAACGGGAAGAGATCAGCGAGGAAATTGCGGTCATGATGGCAAAGAAGGCGGACCGGGAAATGGCAGTGACCATCCAGCAGATTTACGGGACGAACTGGATGGATCCCACGGAATATGACCAGGTCATCGATACAAGCAAACAGAACTGGAATGAGATCGCCCGCAGTCTGAAAGATTCTCTTATGGCCAAGGAAAAGGATTTTACGGCTGAGGCGCAGAAAATACTCAACATGAAAGCCCTGGCGACGTATATAAAGGTCAAAATCATGACCTCTCCCGCGTTCATCACTCCCACTCTGGAGGTGGAAATGAAGGGTGACATCCTGGTCATCAGCGGGGTGGTGCGCAATCCCGACCAGCACAAGCGGATAGAAGAAGAAGTCAAAAAACTGGCTGGGGACAGGTATGTCGAATTCCATATCCATTATCGCGGTTCATGGCCATTCCGCGGCATTTGA
- the lgt gene encoding prolipoprotein diacylglyceryl transferase, translated as MDAFFLFWQHLPETLRPELFSIGSFQVRYYSLMYLAAFCLTYVLVMHRVKKEGNSFSGETIQDLLLWAILGLVVGARLGYVFFYNFSYYLSHPLEILLPFEFSGGIRFVGISGMSYHGGAIGALLATFLFCRKRGISFWTILELFSPAVPLGYTFGRIGNFINGELYGRVTTVPWGMYFPLDPLHELRHPSQLYEAFFEGIVLFAILWGIRRRSPFDGFLFASYLFGYGLVRFFIEFFREPDAQLGLMWGGVFSMGQALCLLMMAAGVLVYILRRPQKSGSQVDPV; from the coding sequence ATGGATGCGTTTTTCCTCTTCTGGCAGCACCTTCCGGAAACCCTCCGGCCGGAACTCTTTTCCATCGGCTCCTTCCAGGTCCGCTATTACAGCCTGATGTACCTGGCGGCCTTCTGTCTGACCTATGTTCTTGTCATGCACCGGGTAAAAAAGGAAGGCAATTCCTTTTCCGGAGAAACGATACAGGATCTTCTGCTCTGGGCCATTCTCGGTTTGGTTGTCGGGGCGCGGCTGGGGTATGTCTTTTTCTATAATTTCAGCTATTATCTGAGCCATCCCCTGGAAATTCTGCTGCCCTTTGAATTTTCCGGCGGCATCCGGTTTGTGGGCATCAGCGGGATGTCTTATCATGGCGGGGCCATTGGCGCGCTTCTGGCCACGTTTCTCTTCTGCCGGAAGCGGGGCATTTCCTTCTGGACCATTCTTGAACTCTTTTCGCCCGCCGTGCCCCTGGGCTATACGTTCGGCCGGATCGGCAACTTCATCAACGGAGAGCTCTACGGACGGGTGACAACAGTTCCCTGGGGCATGTATTTTCCCCTGGATCCCCTGCATGAGCTTCGTCATCCTTCTCAGCTTTACGAGGCCTTTTTTGAAGGCATCGTTCTTTTTGCGATTCTCTGGGGCATCCGCAGACGGAGTCCCTTTGACGGTTTTCTCTTCGCTTCCTATCTCTTCGGCTACGGTCTGGTCCGATTTTTCATCGAATTTTTCCGGGAGCCGGACGCGCAGTTGGGGCTGATGTGGGGAGGAGTCTTCAGCATGGGGCAGGCTCTCTGCCTTCTCATGATGGCAGCCGGCGTTCTGGTGTATATTCTTCGCAGGCCGCAGAAGAGCGGATCGCAGGTTGATCCTGTTTAG